Genomic window (Plodia interpunctella isolate USDA-ARS_2022_Savannah chromosome 25, ilPloInte3.2, whole genome shotgun sequence):
GTGCCTATAATTTTAATCTCGATCGATTAGCAGTGAAGCGAAGAGCGTGaacaagtaacaaacaaacaaatttacttccttacatatttataatataagtttttataacattaggatcaaaataacataattacatGGGAAAATCACACATTGAATTAGCTctaaaataagttcgagacttattttttctttagagatctcttttatttttattatgtaaatttgtaaatcatcattacatagtataaaacaatgtcgctGCCCGTCGTCTGTgatttaaatcttttaaaatatatataacatctTGCTatgcagattttttaaacagatTGAGTAATTCAagtaaaaagatttatatGAGTATAATACGCATAATATTACACCCGCGCAAAGCCGGGCGATTTGCTAGTCCTActaatatgaaatatgaaatttagtgtggatgtatgtatgtgtgtttattaCTCTTCCACGcaaaaaatacgatttttatgaaatttggaacactggtagaatataacctggaacaacacatagggcactttttcCCGAAATCCGTAGGGCAGCGCAGATTgtgttaaatgaaataaaaataacaagaattTAGGTACTTCCATATTtcctaatttgaatattattatgtaagtaagtaggtagatCAAAGACCaaaggtaattattattttatttagaaaattaaatgtaaaaatcatttactagaaattgttttaagataattttatgttgctttgataataattatgtaacgaAAATTAAAGGAAACACTAActgcaaaatatgttttctatttcgtgttaaaagtaatttgctggaataaaattattcagcTGAAGCCTTAGGCAtaacaaataagaaaaataaactagaaatgagaaaaaaaattgcaaaagaaacatttacttatttgGGCGTACACAATGATGGCGTATAGGTTATAGGTTAGGCTGCTAcgggcatattttaagaagagatgaaaatcacgtcactcaaaAGGCATTAAatatggaagtaaagggttccaggcatagaggaagacctaagaagaaatggatggagtgtgtcaaggatagtatgaataGGAAAGGAGTGTCAAttgatatggcaaatgacTGAATGAAATGGAAgaaacttacatactgtgccgactccacatgagtgggataaggacaagaagaagaagaatgatGGCGTAACAATGATATACAATGATGGCGTCGCCATTTTAACAAGAAAATGACACTTCGATGTTGTATCTGGACAAAAAATCCTTGTCATAAACACCTGCGCTTATTTgtcattttgatatttttaattaagtaattaatttatatcatttgtattatttagctgtaaatatgttattataattaataacgaATCATGTTGCGTATTTttctgttatatattttgatgaaggTTGTGGCGGTTATAtgtctgttttatttattgtctcaaaatgagtaataataaaaatattttccttttttatatgataGAATTTTCGTAgttgtgaaaataaacatgaaaaaaatatgtaagtatgattgacattttttttctttctttacagAATGCCCGAATCACACACCCCAATCGTCTACCGCACAAGATAGCACATGTTCCAACAAGTGATAAAAATGACTATAAACCTAAGTGAGTCACGCAAAATTATCCCAATGTGACGTTAAGAATCACAGTGCCAAGACAATGTATTGCTGTAAAGAACTAAAACTACTCTACGCCACTATTGTTCTACTATTGGAAGCTGAGTTATTGGTGAATACGGGTGCTATGGAGTCGAAAAAGTCTTCCATACTTGTGGCGCAAAGTGCTGATGATCTGAGATCATTGGAGCTGTGCACGTCGAGGAATCAACAAAGGTTGGGTAGTGTCTTCGGGAATTTCACAAGACATCACAAAAAAGGTAAGTTGAAATGTTTCTCCTAATTTAATCTGTTCgttggtggtccagtggttaagacttTTCAttgcctgtgatcgaaaggtctcaggttcgaatcctactcgcgccatatgagtttgtataccaatctgactcatgtatagtaattttcataaaaggaaaaacctgcacactactgattgacagtttagttcacttgTGTAGAATTACCTGGCTCCCGCTAcagcgacttgaataaaatctgacaccagtgttagcaataacacactcgattgTGATGATGATCCTGATGATCGGTCCTCTCGCCACTGACGGGGGATTTAACCTCACACCTTGAAGCCCAAAAGTGTCAGGATAAATCCTCCCGCGTACTCTGAAGTTGTGAAATAATCTTTGCCGTGTGCTTCTCTAGAGAATACGACCTTTAGCTTTACAGAATGTTATACCACTTTAATTGTATACTAAAGGTTTATTAGATTGAatgattgtaatatttaacaaattttttatatttaaaaatgcgaaattacgatctttatcattattgaataataaacctaccaaaattatagatttcgttggtatttattttatatagatattttgttgttatgtGTTATATTACTTACCCGCTGCAGTGACCGCACTTTCCATCAGTTGGATCGCTTACCTGTTTGTTTGcttaatagtaaaaaaaattggttgatTTAAAACGTggtgtttatattaatattatttaaaatttatttaattaaatgggAAAGTCTGTCTTTTACGATCTCACGCCCATTGTGAAGTCTCGAGAACTTAAAAGAgcattgtaatattatttttccctAAATCCTACAGGAACGAAGCACCAGATCACAGGAATActgtttaatttcattatcatGAGTTTTTAGCAAAAATACCTATGACATTTCGTATTTTAATGGAGGACCTCCATTTCCTGGAGTCAACTAATTAAGTCTTCCTTTTGAGATGCGAATTAATCTTGTTCTTGGGCAAAATAATTCAAGACTTAAACGAAATATACAGAATGGTATTTTAAATCTGAATCGGCTTGATTGCGTAACCCGAAcgaataattaattgaatcaaattaattttagggCAGCTATTATAGCATTATACACCATTGGACAATATTGTTCTATTAATAAGCTAAGCTAATTGTAAGAAATTCTAATCCTGACctacacatataataaaactgtaggtGTGCTATGTgtgagatattaaagaaaaataattattatgggGGTCTTTCTAGGACTAATATAAGtcaaaccaatttttttttgtatttttgtccgtctgtctttgaaaacttctttagcggcgttgtgcactttgtgatgggtaaaaaatggtaaactcgtcaggacacgtgactttgtcgaaaattcgtaagacgtcaacaatgcacaacgttaatattcaagttttcacttctgccggcactcccggagtgcaacccgtattttttttttttttaattttgttgtgttttaCAGGTCACAGAAGAAGAACGACCACAACTACCCAGCAGACGACAATACTATACACAACAGTTGAAAATCAAGACGACACCACAGAAATGTATAGAACACCTACAGAATTTGTAAATACGCAAACCACATATCCCAAATTACCAAAAcctttgaaatttatatccgataatgattataatgattatgtacataaaatagatatgATAGAAGAAGTTAATGAACTTATAGGTAAAGATAGACACCATTCGAAACACGATAGATTAGCtgagaataaagaaattataaaagaattgGAGGAAGCATCGTTAGCTAAGTCTATGAATAAGGTTAAGAAAATGTACAGAGACTCAACTGCGTCGGCTGTAAATAAGTTAAGTGGGAAAAGTGGGAAAAATGGTATATTTTTGACTGAAAACTGTACAACCGTTATAGCACAGATAGGAACTACTGCTATACTCCATTGTGAAGTTAGTGATATAACTGAAAATACGGTAAgtgtaacataaaatttcattgtaataTTAGATGTCGGTTGGCGTAAAAGTGTTGTCAGACGCCTTTAGGcggtttgaataaaatctggcaCAAGTGTTAGCAAAACCACACTCGAAAAGGCAGATGTGTTGTcacaactaaaataaattaaataatataatatgataggtacgaaaaaaattatactacattttttatacattggcaacaCTTTGTCAACATGCTCAGACATTCTGAAAAATGCGATGTTTTCAGTAAAAATCTATGGATATCTTTTATTTCTCGTATTTAATCTAAGAGGTTTAATTATATGGAACTATTAAAggaacaaaatgtttttaggtCACATGGATAAGAAAAAAGGACTATTCTCTTCTATCAGTGGGCCTTGTGACCTACAGTGCTGATAGCAGATTCTTCTCTGCCCATGGAAGACATGTTAAGGTGAGTTTTTCTTCTTCCTCTAATGGTATCAGGCTTGTGCAGCCCTGGAATAGAACGATACCAAAACcatccgtggatgtcgtacgaggctaCTGTGGGACTCATAAtgttggcagctgataggcacaATATTATTCTTATGGGGGGTTGACGTTAGACAAACGGCCGGTTGTCAAGTAACAGAAAATCGAaacttttaatgtaatattagtaagtacaGACTAATTTACTGATCTTTTCCGTAAATATTATGGACACGAAactctaaattattattctcataatcttcaaaaataaatatcttgtcTATGCCTTTTTGTATTAAgcaaaacaataaacattacTTTTCATTAGTAAGTATCCTTTAAtatcactaatattataaacacgaaaattttagtatgtttgttactttgtcACGCTCAAACGTATGGgccaatttttgttaaatttgacattaattatttgaattaacacatagggtactttttatcccgaaaatatATGCGATTACCGTAAAATTTGGTCGAAAAGTCTAATAGTCTACATCTGGtgctttataaagtaaattgtaTTACTGTGCATAAACTTAagcatttttcaaaaaattaaacgagCAACACCGCGCTTTGCAACTGGTAAATAACTCAAAACTCGATCAGTCTAAAATCATATTACCTATATGCCttttgttatttctaaaaaCGGAATTCAAAAAATTTCGCCGACCCCAATTTTTTCTACAgccaaaaacaaaagaattgtGTTCAATATGCAAAAAGAAACGCAACCGTTCGGTGTGCCGCGCCGTCCCTTTTGAAAGGCGTTCGAAAAATACAAACTTCGTATTTCGGCTTGTGAAGGACATCTATTTCATTCGCACATCAAAGGTTATCTATTCGACTTCCATCGAGGGCTTTCGTGCGAATTCTACCTTCCATTTATATCAAACGTTTGAACGTAGGCTGAATGATAGAATTAGTGTTTGGGATGGCGTTCCCAAAAGGCTTTTACCGCTGTCTGTACGTCTTGACATTAAGGCCGTGTTTAATGATAAAGGTGATCTTTACTTTCTACTGCATGTTGTCATTTTGCGATTTGCCTGTATACTTTATacttggatttttttaaacatatcaaTAACTTAGGTTTAGGtcttatataaaatcattctTATAGTagttgtaggtaggtagttagtTCTGCCTCTAAAATGTATCATCCAAATACACATTCTTCATATCATAATCGTAACATATCTTATCACTTATAGGTTAGCTATAcctaaatttagtttttgtgttttaacAGATAAAGCTGTAATTTACACTGAAATAATTGCATACAACGCTGTTAGTTttcgaaataaagaaataagatAGAcaactcatttatttttgtcacaataaGTAAAGTAAGGAAACTTCCAAACAAAATAGTTAATAACAAAGCACATGCAAACACAGGTACAGGATAACCAAAAAAAGTTCGCACAGAGTCTGTGCATGCAAAataaaaccggtcaagtgcgaatTGAAATCGCGTGAAGAGTGAGTGAGAAATTTGTACGCACAAATAATAGGTTTTCCTGTAATCTACAAGCTACACTGAACAGCTGCACTATCtgaaataagttttgttttatttttctttgtttaagtTTAGTCTCAGTCATTTTAGATAAAGAGATCAGGGAGCACGTACGGAACCTTAAAAAGCAACATGTCAGTTATAGACCCTATAAA
Coding sequences:
- the LOC128680893 gene encoding uncharacterized protein LOC128680893: MYCCKELKLLYATIVLLLEAELLVNTGAMESKKSSILVAQSADDLRSLELCTSRNQQRLGSVFGNFTRHHKKGHRRRTTTTTQQTTILYTTVENQDDTTEMYRTPTEFVNTQTTYPKLPKPLKFISDNDYNDYVHKIDMIEEVNELIGKDRHHSKHDRLAENKEIIKELEEASLAKSMNKVKKMYRDSTASAVNKLSGKSGKNGIFLTENCTTVIAQIGTTAILHCEVSDITENTVTWIRKKDYSLLSVGLVTYSADSRFFSAHGRHVKDWALHIRFATSADAGYYECQVPTHPPTSIFFKLVLVAAYGEIMGESEKIIHEGSMLRLVCIVKRSTEPPSYVFWYFENRMINYDSNGVTVHNGRQTSELVIGKAEPKHAGNYTCVPANAKAASVTVHVVQSETPAAMQHGNNSSAVIQQIHTLIQIIVVIISCKVVLSHVSEEG